The proteins below come from a single Lasioglossum baleicum chromosome 20, iyLasBale1, whole genome shotgun sequence genomic window:
- the Mi-2 gene encoding chromodomain-helicase-DNA-binding protein Mi-2 homolog isoform X1, whose amino-acid sequence MHAPLYSSKTPAIIPFLPGEDDLDETGGQVSNVGQPVDGSSDAEESQRLEEDDDYEPEERKKKKGKKRKARSEDKKGKKKKKKKKSDSGDESDFGGGGEPGDVGGDDSDYAGNRKSRKSSSRKSSSHTTPAPPSQEPTTGMPTIEEVCNTFGLTDVQIEYTDADFQNLTTYKLFQQHVRPLLAKENPKVPMSKLMMLVAAKWRDFSELNPHTQPDADVSSANVDEDNRNSRSSRGGTVQEGEDEEDDDEDSDRKRKSRGSRAKKGKKASKVPTLKIKLGKRKRGSSDEEAEGSAAGTDRDSDMEFEQMLADAEEPSGADGVSKGAAEESGVEPPAEPPVRRKAKTKIGNKTKKKKKTKTTSKFPDGEEGLQTDHQDYCEVCQQGGEIILCDTCPRAYHLVCLEPELEETPEGKWSCPHCEGEGIAGAAEDDDEHMEFCRICKDGGELLCCDSCTSAYHTHCLNPPLSEIPDGDWKCPRCSCPPLCGKVAKILTWRWKECSETPSEEPSTSKAAPKQRKMREFFVKWADMSYWHCDWITELQLDVFHPLMFRNYSRKYDMDEPPKLEEPLDESDSRVKRLKEQDGATNRDEYNLEERFYRYGVRPEWLVVHRVINHRLSRDGRATYLVKWRELGYDQATWEDEHEDIPGLKQAIEYYLDLRAANCCDGSSSRKGKKGKGKKSKTRELIDDEERTPKRYTPPPEKPTTDLKKKYERQPEYLDQTGMQLHPYQLEGLNWLRYSWGQGIDTILADEMGLGKTIQTITFLYSLYKEGHCKGPFLVSVPLSTIINWEREFETWAPDFYCVTYVGDKDSRIVIRENELSFEEGAVRGGRASKIRSSQIKFNVLLTSYELISIDSACLGSIDWAVLVVDEAHRLKSNQSKFFRLLASYNIAYKLLLTGTPLQNNLEELFHLLNFLCRDKFNDLAAFQNEFADISKEEQVKKLHELLGPHMLRRLKADVLKNMPSKSEFIVRVELSPMQKKYYKYILTKNFEALNPKGGGQQVSLLNIMMDLKKCCNHPYLFPSASQEAPTAPNGSYETSALIKAAGKLVLLSKMLKKLRDDGHRVLIFSQMTKMLDILEDYLEGEGYKYERIDGNITGAQRQEAIDRFNAPGAQQFVFLLSTRAGGLGINLATADTVIIYDSDWNPHNDIQAFSRAHRIGQANKVMIYRFVTRNSVEERVTQVAKRKMMLTHLVVRPGMGGKGANFSKQELDDILRFGTEELFKEEEGKEDEAIHYDDKAVAELLDRSKEGIEQKENWANEYLSSFKVASYVTKEGETEEEADTEIIKQEAENTDPAYWIKLLRHHYEQQQEDIARTLGKGKRVRKQVNYNDGVVTGEQGTRDDQPWQENLSDYNSDFSAPSDDDKEDDDFDEKGDGDLLSRRSRRRLERRDEKDRPLPPLLARVNGNIEVLGFNARQRKAFLNAIMRYGMPPQDAFNSQCILSHFRLVRDLRGKSEKNFKAYVSLFMRHLCEPGADNAEAFADGVPREGLSRQHVLTRIGVMSLIRKKVQEFEHINGYYSMPEMIRKPVEPVKMEPGGDAATGTSSTSATPATSNAPSPSPAATPTPMSAPGTAADAAKTTSDAVEPKEIKEEQKDKESPEVKDLKDESKDSKEDEESNTEKDKDKEDVKKEEKDTETETLDKEKDKTETKDEKSSTKDEKSEGNEGNKPKQDSEEDVVIVKDDEEETEKREEKDNKEKDVKDCDTEVVKPKRKFMFNIADGGFTELHTLWLNEEKAAVPGREYEIWHRRHDYWLLAGIVTHGYGRWQDIQNDIRFAIINEPFKMDVGKGNFLEIKNKFLARRFKLLEQALVIEEQLRRAAYLNLTQDPNHPAMSLNARFAEVECLAESHQHLSKESLAGNKPANAVLHKVLNQLEELLSDMKSDVSRLPATLARIPPVAQRLQMSERSILSRLAATAPGGSSSQSGQAALLAQQYPAGFSSGQLPATFAGPANFGNFRPQYSVPGQPPQGFTA is encoded by the exons ATGCATGCTCCATTGTATTCGTCGAAAACTCCGGCGATTATTCCGTTTTTACCAG GTGAAGATGATTTAGATGAAACCGGGGGTCAAGTATCGAATGTTGGTCAGCCAGTGGATGGATCGTCCGATGCGGAAGAATCTCAGAGATTA GAAGAAGATGACGATTATGAGCCCgaggagagaaagaagaagaaagggaaGAAACGAAAAGCACGTAGCGAAGACAAGaaggggaagaagaagaagaagaagaagaaatctgATTCTGGAGAT GAAAGTGACTTCGGAGGTGGCGGTGAGCCAGGTGACGTGGGTGGAGACGACAGTGACTATGCAGGGAATAGAAAAAGCAGAAAATCATCGTCGAGAAAATCATCTAGTCACACAACACCAGCTCCTCCGAGTCAGGAACCTACTACAGGCATGCCAACTATCGAAGAAGTTTGTAATACTTTCGGATTGACAGATGTACAGATCGAATACACAGACGCAGATTTCCAGAATTTAACGACATATAAATTATTCCAACAACACGTCAGACCTCTTCTAGCTAAGGAAAATCCAAAG GTACCAATGTCGAAACTTATGATGTTGGTAGCCGCGAAATGGCGAGATTTTTCTGAATTGAATCCTCACACTCAACCGGACGCGGACGTGTCGTCCGCTAACGTAGACGAAGATAATAGAAATTCAAGGTCGAGTCGCGGTGGCACGGTACAAGAAGGTGAAGAcgaagaggacgacgacgaagatAGCGATAGAAAACGAAAATCGAGAGGATCGAGGGCTAAGAAGGGAAAGAAAGCTTCCAAAGTACCCACGCTGAAAATCAAACTCGGAAAGCGTAAACGAGGAAGCTCG GACGAGGAGGCAGAAGGCAGCGCAGCCGGCACCGACAGAGATTCCGACATGGAGTTCGAGCAAATGTTGGCCGATGCCGAAGAGCCATCCGGCGCGGACGGGGTAAGTAAAGGGGCTGCCGAAGAGAGCGGTGTCGAACCCCCGGCGGAGCCACCCGTCCGCAGGAAGGCAAAAACTAAAATTGGAAACaagacgaagaaaaagaaaaaaacgaaaacCACGTCGAAGTTTCCGGATGGGGAAGAGGGCCTTCAG ACCGATCATCAGGACTATTGCGAAGTATGTCAACAAGGCGGCGAAATTATATTGTGCGACACGTGTCCCAGAGCGTACCATCTGGTATGTTTAGAGCCCGAGTTGGAGGAGACACCCGAAGGAAAATGGAGTTGTCCTCATTGCGAAGGAGAAGGTATTGCAG GCGCGGCGGAAGATGACGACGAACACATGGAGTTCTGTAGAATATGTAAAGACGGCGGCGAATTGCTGTGCTGCGATAGTTGCACCAGCGCGTATCACACGCACTGTTTAAATCCACCGCTCTCCGAAATTCCTGACGGTGATTGGAAATGTCCGAGATGTTCTTGTCCACCTCTATGCGGCAAAGTCGCCAAGATTTTAACGTGGAGGTGGAAAGAATGTTCGGAAACGCCGTCGGAGGAACCTTCAACGAGTAAGGCTGCTCCGAAGCAACGAAAAATGCGGGAATTCTTCGTAAAATGGGCGGACATGTCGTATTGGCACTGCGACTGGATCACAGAGTTACAGCTGGATGTTTTCCATCCTCTTATGTTCCGAAATTACTCGCGAAAGTACGACATGGACGAACCGCCGAAGTTGGAAGAGCCGTTGGACGAGAGCGATTCTCGTGTGAAACGATTGAAGGAACAGGACGGTGCTACGAACAGAgacgagtataatttagaagaaCGGTTCTATCGTTACGGAGTCCGGCCAGAGTGGCTCGTGGTGCATCGAGTAATTAATCATCGGCTATCGAGAGACGGCCGCGCGACCTATCTAGTTAAGTGGAGAGAGCTGGGTTACGATCAAGCTACCTGGGAAGACGAACACGAGGACATTCCGGGGTTGAAACAGGCGATCGAGTATTACTTGGATCTCAGGGCAGCGAATTGTTGCGACGGCAGTTCCTCCCGAAAGGGCAAAAAGG GCAAAGGTAAAAAGTCGAAGACCCGCGAGCTTATCGACGACGAGGAGAGAACACCTAAAAGATACACTCCGCCGCCCGAGAAGCCTACCACCGATCTCAAAAAGAAGTACGAACGGCAGCCAGAATATTTGGATCAGACGGGAATGCAGTTGCATCCTTATCAATTGGAG GGTTTGAATTGGTTGAGATACTCGTGGGGTCAAGGTATAGACACTATTTTGGCGGACGAGATGGGTCTCGGGAAAACCATCCAAACCATAACGTTTCTGTACTCGCTGTACAAGGAAGGCCATTGCAAAGGACCGTTCTTGGTTTCTGTCCCTCTGTCGACCATCATCAATTGGGAGCGTGAATTTGAAACCTGGGCGCCTGATTTCTACTGCGTCACATACGTCG GTGACAAGGACAGTCGTATAGTGATTCGCGAGAATGAATTGTCCTTCGAAGAGGGCGCTGTACGCGGCGGTAGAGCGTCAAAAATCCGCTCGTCTCAGATCAAGTTCAACGTGTTGCTTACTAGTTACGAATTAATTTCTATCGACTCGGCATGCTTGGGGTCCATAGATTGGGCCGTGTTGGTGGTTGACGAGGCGCACAGATTGAAATCGAACCAGTCCAAGTTCTTCAGGCTTCTGGCATCTTACAACATCGCGTACAAGTTGCTATTGACAGGCACTCCGTTGCAGAACAACCTGGAAGAGTTGTTCCATTTGTTGAACTTCTTGTGTCGcgacaaattcaacgatctgGCCGCGTTTCAGAATGAATTCGCAGACATTTCGAAGGAGGAGCAGGTGAAGAAGTTGCACGAATTACTCGGCCCTCACATGTTGAGGCGATTGAAGGCCGACGTGTTGAAGAACATGCCGAGCAAGTCGGAGTTTATTGTTCGCGTGGAGCTGTCGCCGATGCAGAAGAAGTATTACAAGTATATTCTGACGAAGAACTTCGAGGCGTTGAATCCGAAGGGGGGTGGCCAACAGGTGTCGTTGTTGAACATCATGATGGACTTGAAGAAATGCTGCAACCATCCATACTTGTTCCCATCGGCGTCGCAAGaggcgccgaccgcgccgaacggTAGTTACGAAACGTCTGCGTTGATCAAAGCGGCCGGCAAGTTGGTGCTGCTCAGCAAAATGTTGAAGAAACTGAGGGACGACGGCCACAGAGTACTGATCTTCTCGCAGATGACGAAGATGTTGGACATCCTCGAGGACTATCTCGAAGGAGAAGGTTACAAGTACGAGAGAATCGACGGTAACATCACGGGCGCCCAGCGACAAGAGGCTATAGACAGATTCAACGCCCCCGGCGCTCAACAGTTCGTTTTCTTGCTCTCGACTCGCGCGGGTGGCCTGGGTATCAATTTAGCCACGGCCGACACTGTAATCATCTACGATTCCGATTGGAATCCGCACAATGATATCCAAGCGTTCAGCAGAGCGCACAGGATCGGCCAAGCGAACAAAGTGATGATCTACCGATTCGTCACTCGTAACTCCGTGGAGGAACGTGTCACCCAAGTAGCCAAACGGAAAATGATGCTGACGCATTTGGTTGTTAGACCCGGAATGGGCGGTAAAGGTGCCAATTTCAGCAAACAAGAACTGGACGACATCTTGCGATTCGGCACGGAGGAGTTGTTCAAAGAGGAAGAGGGTAAAGAAGACGAAGCCATTCACTACGACGACAAGGCTGTCGCTGAACTGTTGGACAGGAGCAAGGAGGGTATCGAGCAGAAAGAGAACTGGGCGAACGAATACTTGAGCTCCTTCAAAGTCGCGTCGTACGTTACCAAGGAAGGTGAGACGGAAGAGGAGGCGGACACGGAGATTATTAAGCAGGAAGCCGAGAACACGGATCCTGCTTATTGGATCAAACTTCTGAGACACCATTACGAACAACAGCAAGAAGACATTGCCAGAACCCTCGGAAAAG GTAAACGAGTACGCAAACAGGTCAACTACAACGACGGAGTGGTAACTGGGGAACAAGGGACAAGGGACGATCAACCTTGGCAAGAAAATCTGTCTGATTATAACAGCGACTTTAGTGCGCCGAGCGACGACGACAAAGAAGACGACGACTTCGATGAGAAGGGCGACGGAGATCTATTGTCTCGCAGGAGCAGACGAAGATTGGAGAGGCGGGACGAGAAGGATCGACCTCTGCCACCATTGCTCGCTAGAGTCAACGGAAATATCGAA GTGTTGGGCTTCAACGCCAGACAGAGGAAGGCATTCCTAAACGCGATCATGCGTTACGGCATGCCGCCACAGGATGCGTTTAACTCTCAGTG TATATTGTCGCATTTTAGGCTGGTGCGAGACTTGCGTGGTAAATCGGAGAAGAACTTCAAAGCATATGTGTCGCTGTTCATGCGACATCTTTGCGAGCCTGGCGCCGACAACGCCGAGGCGTTCGCGGACGGCGTACCGAGAGAAGGCCTCAGCAGGCAACACGTTTTGACGAGAATCGGCGTTATGTCGTTGATCAGAAAGAAG GTTCAAGAGTTTGAGCACATCAACGGGTACTACTCGATGCCCGAGATGATTCGTAAGCCGGTTGAACCGGTGAAAATGGAACCCGGTGGTGATGCGGCAACCGGAACCAGTAGCACCAGTGCCACACCAGCCACTTCAAACGCCCCTAGTCCAAGCCCTGCCGCAACACCTACCCCTATGTCCGCACCTGGAACCGCCGCGGATGCTGCTAAAACAACTTCCGATGCGGTTGAACCGAAAGAGATTAAGGAGGAACAGAAGGATAAGGAG AGTCCGGAAGTGAAAGATCTGAAGGACGAGTCGAAAGATTCCAAGGAAGACGAAGAGAGTAACACCGAGAAGGACAAGGACAAGGAAGACGTGAAGAAGGAGGAAAAGGACACGGAGACGGAAACGTTGGACAAGGAGAAAGATAAAACGGAGACCAAGGACGAGAAATCCTCGACGAAAGACGAGAAGTCCGAGGGTAACGAGGGTAACAAACCGAAACAAGACTCCGAGGAGGATGTGGTGATCGTTaaagacgacgaagaagagaccGAAAAACGCGAGGAAAAGGACAATAAGGAAAAAGACGTAAAGGATTGTGATACGGAGGTGGTGAAGCCTAAACGAAAGTTCATGTTTAACATTGCCGACGGTGGGTTCACGGAATTGCACACGTTATGGTTAAACGAAGAGAAGGCTGCGGTGCCTGGTCGCGAGTACGAAATATGGCATCGAAGACACGACTATTGGCTTCTTGCCGGTATAGTTACCCACGGTTATGGCCGTTGGCAGGATATCCAGAATGACATCAG GTTCGCCATAATTAACGAACCGTTCAAGATGGATGTAGGCAAAGGAAACTTCTTAGAAATCAAAAATAAGTTCTTGGCTCGACGGTTCAAGTTGCTGGAGCAAGCGTTGGTGATCGAGGAACAGTTAAGAAGAGCCGCGTACCTGAACCTGACACAGGATCCTAACCACCCTGCGATGAGTCTAAACGCGAGATTCGCCGAAGTCGAGTGCCTTGCCGAATCCCATCAACATCTTAGCAAAGAGAGTCTTGCAGGCAATAAGCCAGCAAACGCTGTGTTGCACAAG GTACTAAACCAATTGGAGGAACTGTTGTCCGATATGAAGTCGGACGTGAGTCGTCTACCAGCGACTCTGGCTCGCATTCCACCTGTTGCACAGAGACTTCAAATGTCCGAGAGATCGATATTAAGTCGTTTGGCCGCGACTGCACCCGGTGGTAGCAGTTCCCAGTCTGGACAAGCAGCTCTATTAGCACAGCAATATCCCGCAGGTTTCTCTAGCGGTCAGTTGCCAGCTACTTTCGCGGGGCCAGCCAATTTCGGCAATTTCCGACCACAATACTCAGTACCGGGTCAACCACCGCAGGGATTCACAG CTTGA